ctccaaaaaaaaaataaaaatcaggaAGTCCTCATACTATTAAGAATTAGCAAAACTCAAAGTTGGTGCAAGTAAATTAATTAACCTTCAAACTCATATAGTAGTCACGTAAAAGGAGCATTACGAAATCTAATTTTGTATGGACAACCAATTACGTATAGAGCTAAACACTTGTGAACAAAGACAATTAATGTTTTTTAGTCTCTAGATAATAGCTTAGAATTTGAGGAAAAATTTAGaatcccaaaaaaaaggaaaaaaggggaaagTACATGAAGTTAATTTAAGACTTATTCCACCCATTTCATACCTCAAAACTTTTTCATGTTTGCTGCATAATTACAATACAAAATCTAAAATCAATCTTTTTGAATAGCTGATGGTGTCATGACATGATCCCTTCTGATCAAGTTATTTACGTCTAACAAAATAAGCGAGAGACAGATGACTTGAAGGCAAACATTATATTTGTTATAATAATACTACAATTGTATAAAAAGCAGCATCTTTGCAAGTCGCAACTCCCACATAGAATAAGACAAGGCTCCTGCTACAGAATTTGCTATTTGTTTTATCACTTTAGTCCTTCGACTTTTTTCCAATACGTTGTTTAATATCTCCATTTTATATGTTAATTTTAAGTGTCATGAAAGCTGATTAAAGAAAATATTAATTTTCCCTAGACGAAACTACCTTTCTTTAGTCTAAAAATTTACAGCATGAAAGAATACTAAACTTTCAAACACATATGCAGCTATATTCGCATTGTGTGTTTTAGTACTATTTATCTTCATTGGAAACTTAAATCCAACAACTATTTTGTCCAATCTCTATTTTTTAGGACAAAAAATAATAGAGAAGGAAAAATTCATGCTATTATGATTTATTCTCCACTATTGTATGAGTAAAATAAAGGCTACATGAAAGATACTTTTCAAAGTAATTGTACATTGGGTCTTTCTATGTATGTAGATGAAAATACAGTTCAAGGTTCATATACATGCCTTGAGCATTAATTTAGATTAACAGTAACAAATGATCTTAaagttcttttctctttttgtgtCATCATTTAAAAGTCAATATTAAGAATGGTCTTAAAAATTGTCAAATGGAAGGAAATTTGggtttttttggataaaaatgTATTAAGTTGAATCTTATCAAGctttataaataaaaatcacCCATAAAGTTTGTGTAACGATACATTGAACACAATTGAGTAACTATCATGTTGATGCCTTCAAAAGGCATCATGTTATATTCATGTAAGCTTACATATTTTTGCTGATTAGAATAAGCATTCATAGTTTACACTTATAGTTCTACATTGAGCTACTTTGCAGGAATAGAGATCAACTTACCATGtctaagaaaaagaaagaggatgTTTAACTAAGCAAAGTATTCAAGCACTATTTTACATTTAAGAACGTAACTCAACTTAAGGAATCTACTTAGTATTAATGGAATAAATTGTTACGCATACGGCATTGTTTATTTATAATGTGGAACCTGaaagtttccaaatcaaaatGTAGGAAACTTGTAAAACTTTTTTATTAcaacaaatcacacaaaaaaTTGCTATACATTAGGTTCTCATACCAAAGTAAGTTGGTCCACTATAATGGCCCAGGTTTGTGGCATCAAAAGTGAACTAAAAGCTACAATTACAATCAGAGAATAAACTAAAATCATATAGGGAGAGGAGCACTTGCACCATCATGAGTTACTTCAAAAGGCTTTTTACTACAATCAAAAATCCATTACACTTGCAAGCTCTATTAAAGTTTATCCGTACTCAGGAGTATAAGTCATGACATGCCATGCCAttacttctctttcttcattttcttgataagTTAAATTGATTATTAAAAAATCTACACTTTAATATGAAGAGCTGCATGAAGTTTGCAGAAGTAATTGGTTCAAGTAAATCTAATGATTTTAGCATTCACTACAATAGCAACAAAAAATTCGCTGCAAAAAGATGATGATTTTGCCAGTTATCTCACGGTCTTACATGAAAGGATGGCATAATTGACATTGATAAGAATTGGTGCCTTATATAATTTAGTGACTTGAAAGATACGAATTTAGAAAGAAGGCATTACCTTTTTTTCTCTTGAGACTGGGGAAGTTCTATTGTGGACCATATGTTTCTGAGAATGTACATgtgaaaaattatatttttgtcAATCACTACCAGTGATACAAAAAATGTTGAAAAAATACATATAACAATCACCTGTATGTTGCAGCACcaaatgtaaaagaaaaatcacaagATATTCTTGGGCATTAAGGACTTTCTCTTAAGTAGGATTTAAGATTCACTACTTTTCcacaatacttgatccaaaagATAACCCATATAATTCAAACTTTTTAAGACAATCACAGCTTTTAATCCTTGATTCTAAATGAATCCAAGTTGAATGAAATTTCGAATTCAGGATGGAAATTTACTGCTCAAAAACAAATAGCATATTTTAGGACAACAATGAACCATCAAAGTTGAAgaacaattctttttttttaataagaatgaaataattataatatgaaGGTACAGTCATGTATCAAAACAAATTAACTATGTtcacaagaaaagaaataaatagcTTCACttgagaaatttaaaacaaaacacCTATACTCATGcaataacaattaataaacttgaGGCTTCAATTTTTTATTCTGTAAACACACATCACCCTTGGTTTGTTGGTATATGCTGCTGGTTTTGTAGATTGGCCCTCCTGTTTTCTACATCTTGTCAGCCATGGATCAGTTGCTGATTGTTGGTTTTTGTCGGACTTATATATCTAATGGCTGAATGACTTTGACCTCAAACAGGTTACATATAAGGTTCAAAATATCGTCAATCTCTTCACATGGAAAGTATATCATCTTGATGAGTTTTGTCCTATGCTTAATTACATATTTTATGGGAGTAAATTGTGGTACCTGATTTTTCTTGACAAAGAGCTGTGGCTAGAGATTTAGGGTTCTAATTTACTTCATCGGAGGAACTAATAGagctttaagaaaaataaaaaagaaggtAATTCAATTCAGCACTTCTCCTATGTGATATTGAGATAGGAATCATAGGATCATGAAGTGACATGAATTAGGAGTTTGCTAGATTaaattaattattatctaaGTAAGAGTATATTATGcattacaaaaaaaaggaagaaacaccattatattatatattaacaGATATGTATAGACACACGCACTATAGATAAAGATGTGCATACATAGAAACATGAATAGAGGAGGAGTGCCTGCATAATTTACGTTTAACTAGGCATGCACTATTTAGTTGCCACCGTGTGTGGTGCAGTTTATGCCTCCTAGTTCAATATCAAAGACCAAAGACTTTTCGTTACTTTCGTGATTCCCCTTTTCACAAATCAATGAAAGTATGTAACACGTCCATGGAACTTTCAGAAGTCTTCCTATGTGACTAGTTCTCTGGCATGGTGCATTTCATACTTCCATCTCAAGTGTCAAGCATGCCTGATTGCAAAAATGTACCACTGTCTACTTTTGATCTGCCTGATTCTGATCAAGATGATCTCCAGAAGTATATTATTCTCGTGTTTCCTGCTAATTTGTTTGATTAGCTTCAACGCAAGACAGATTTATGCCTTTAAGTGGTGCGTAAATACTACATATAATCCTAACAGCTCTACTGGCAGTACGTATACAGAGAACCTGAATTTCCTCCTCTCCACTTTATCCTCAAATGCTTCCTTGACCAGCAGGAATGGCTTCTACAACTTCACTGCTAGCCATGACCACTCTAACATGGTCTATGGACTGTTTCTTTGTCAAGGTGATGTGAATCCCGATGTTTGTGGACAATGTGTAGCAAATGCCCGTGGGGAGATTCTAGAGACATTCTTGAATCGAAAGACTGCTTTTATTTCACATGACGAATGCTTGTTGCGTTATTCGAATGAGTCCATGTTCTCAGGAGCCGATTGGGGTATCTCCTTCTTTGCTTGGAATTCACATAATGCCACTAATCCAAACAAGTTCAACCAGGTCTTAAGAGATATGATGAAAGAGATAGCAAGTCGGGCTGCAAATGATGGCCTTGTTTGTGTTGGGAAAGGGGTACCAGTACAGGCACACAATATCAGACTTAGCCCAGGACAAATTTCTCTTTCCCCAAGTACCAGTTAAAACAAGAACAAATCAAATCACCAAGTTATAATGCCAGTAGTAATAATAAAAGCAATAAAAATAGAAGGCATAGGATACCAAGATTTTTACGTGAAAAATCCAATTGAAAAAAAACTACGGGACCTAGTCCAGTCAAAGTCTCCACTATCAGAATAATGAGAATACACAAGTCTATCCGAAATATTCGGACGACAATAATATCACCACCACCAACCAAGTGAAATTGCTACAAAATTACCTCTAAAAACTACAACTGTCAAAGaagtgaatttgaaaaggtgttaccaaatgaagaggaaatCTAAAATTTGGACCGGTAAATGAGTAGAGCTTGACAAGAGGATCGCGTGTGTAAAATTTCGTCTCAATCGAGTTTCAAATCACCCTCCAATTAAGACCTTgaagtttctctctctctagctctttctctctcttcatttTTCTCTCAACCAACAAAAGATGGCGGCTGTCCTTTTTCTCTCTCGCACGAGGACCGAAGAATTGAAATTACCTCATGCGGCTGCCGCTTGTAGTTAAACTTGAGAAACTACGTTCAAGTGTTGTTCACTTGCACAAATGGGTTGCCACAAATGGCTGGCCCACACCCAACAATCTTCCTTCTCCAGTTATTTGAGCGTTCCACCCCAACCCTATTTCTTGTCTGCAAATAACAGTTTCTCCTTAGGCAATGCCTTGGTAAATATGTCAGCCAATTATCATTTGTATGCACCTTTCTGTCATAGTGTCAATAACTTGGAATCCAATGATAATCTCACATCAATATATTTTGGATCGAGAGTGAAATGTAGAGTTCTTATACAAAATTGAATAGCACTCTGACTGTCACAATAAAACTATTACTTCTCTTCTTTCATACCTACACTCTGAAGGAATTTCTGCAATCAAAGAGTTTCTTGCATGCTTCGAGGTGATTGCAATGTTACTCCGCCTCCATACTAGAAAGGACGAATACACTTCTTGTAACTTACTTGGCATGACACTGCTTCCCCCCTGCAAAGATCATCAAGTACCCAGATGGGACTTCCTATTATCAGATTCACCACCATATCTGCATCAGTGTATTCCTCTagtactagtttttttttttctaccaTTGCGAAATCGATTTAGACATTAAATCTAGAAGTTCCCTGAGATACCTGATAATCCACTTTGACAGCATTCCAATGCTCGCTTACCAGGATTAGAGAGATGCCGAACGACTATTCCAACTGCATGAGCAATATCTGGCCTGGATAGCAAACCATAACATACATACAAACTACCAATAGCCGCAAGCATAAGAACCTTTTCATGTCTTTTTATCTTTCTCACTTGTAGGGCACTATTTTGATATCAATTTAAAGTGACCTGCAAGTATAGTTTGAGTCTCCTTAGCATGCTCATATTTAAAACCTGTTGAGCACTTTCTCCCTAATATATTTGTCTTGGAGACAACCAGAGCCTTTCCCATTTGCCTATCACGTGagattttccatcctacagTATGCTCTGTGCGGAGTCGACTGAAGTGCTCTTCAATGCAAAGGATTTACTTAATTTCTTTTCAACCTGTCAATTTATATACTTATCATGGCCAACAATcaacatgtcatcaacatataacaagagaataacaaaatcaccatctgaaaattttttcacATAAACACAGTGATCAGATGTAGTCCTGTGGTACTCATGGTCTGTCATGAAGGAGTCAAACTTCTTATACCACTATCTCGGTGCTTGTTTCAATCCATACAAACTCTTCTTGACACGGCATACAAGATTTTTTTTACCACTTTCTTTGAACCTCTTCGATTACTCCATGTAGATCTCCTCTTCCAAGTCACCACGCAGGAAAATTGTCTTCACATCAAATTGTTCGATCTCTAAATTCAAATTGGCTGCAATACTAAGAACAACTCGAATTAATGACATTTTTATCACAGGagagaaaatttcttcaaaatttacATCTTTCTTTTGACTAAATCCCTTCACAACCAATCTTACTTTGTACTTTGGTTGTGAGCTGTGCTCCTGAGCCTTCAACCTGTAGACCCATTTATTCTTCAGAACTCTCTTACTCTTAGGTAGTTTCACTAAGTCATAAGTATGATTCTCATGCAGGGACACCATTTTCTCTTACATGGCTTGCAACTAATCTTCTTTGTTCTCATGCTTTAAAGACTCACTATAGGACTCTGGCTCTCCTCCATCTGTTAACACCaaatattcatgaaattatATCTGCTAGAAGGTCTCCTCTGTCTGGTAGATTTCCTAATCTCATCTTGTGGTAGCGATGGTGGAGTAGGTGGTGTTTCATGCTCAGGTTCATTAGTAGTAGGATTATCACCATCATTAACATTCTCTCTCTGCTCTATCTCAACTCTCCCTTgattaaaattaacaaatactGGAATTGGATCTGGATCTGAATTTGAACTAGCAGGAATGTCATCTGAGAATTTTGAATTATCACCTTTATCAAAGTCTTCAATGGTTTGATCTTCAAAGAAGACAACATCTCTACTCCTGATCACCTTCTTCTCGATAGGATCATATAACCTATAACCAAAATCTTCATGTTCATAACCCAATAAAATacattattttgattttacatCAAGTTTTGACCTCTCATCCTTGGGAATATGAACAAATGACCGGCAACCAAAAACTCTCAAATGCTTAAAGGATACATCTTTTCCCATCCATACCCTCTCTGGGATATCACCATCTTGAGGAACTGATGGAGAAAGATTTATTAAATCAACTGCAGTCCTCATTGCCTCACCNNNNNNNNNNNNNNNNNNNNNNNNNNNNNNNNNNNNNNNNNNNNNNNNNNNNNNNNNNNNNNNNNNNNNNNNNNNNNNNNNNNNNNNNNNNNNNNNNNNNNNNNNNNNNNNNNNNNNNNNNNNNNNNNNNNNNNNNNNNNNNNNNNNNNNNNNNNNNNNNNNNNNNNNNNNNNNNNNNNNNNNNNNNNNNNNNNNNNNNNNNNNNNNNNNNNNNNNNNNNNNNNNNNNNNNNNNNNNNNNNNNNNNNNNNNNNNNNNNNNNNNNNNNNNNNNNNNNNNNNNNNNNNNNNNNNNNNNNNNNNNNNNNNNNNNNNNNNNNNNNNNNNNNNNNNNNNNNNNNNNNNNNNNNNNNNNNNNNNNNNNNNNNNNNNNNNNNNNNNNNNNNNNNNNNNNNNNNNNNNNNNNNNNNNNNNNNNNNNNNNNNNNNNNNNNNNNNNNNNNNNNNNNNNNNNNNNNNNNNNNNNNNNNNNNNNNNNNNNNNNNNNNNNNNNNNNNNNNNNNNNNNNNNNNNNNNNNNNNNNNNNNNNNNNNNNNNNNNNNNNNNNNNNNNNNNNNNNNNNNNNNNNNNNNNNNNNNNNNNNNNNNNNNNNNNNNNNNNNNNNNNNNNNNNNNNNNNNNNNNNNNNNNNNNNNNNNNNNNNNNNNNNNNNNNNNNNNNNNNNNNNNNNNNNNNNNNNNNNNNNNNNNNNNNNNNNNNNNNNNNNNNNNNNNNNNNNNNNNNNNNNNNNNNNNNNNNNNNNNNNNNNNNNNNNNNNNNNNNNNNNNNNNNNNNNNNNNNNNNNNNNNNNNNNNNNNNNNNNNNNNNNNNNNNNNNNNNNNNNNNNNNNNNNNNNNNNNNNNNNNNNNNNNNNNNNNNNNNNNNNNNNNNNNNNNNNNNNNNNNNNNNNNNNNNNNNNNNNNNNNNNNNNNNNNNNNNNNNNNNNNNNNNNNNNNNNNNNNNNNNNNNNNNNNNNNNNNNNNNNNNNNNNNNNNNNNNNNNNNNNNNNNNNNNNNNNNNNNNNNNNNNNNNNNNNNNNNNNNNNNNNNNNNNNNNNNNNNNNNNNNNNNNNNNNNNNNNNNNNNNNNNNNNNNNNNNNNNNNNNNNNNNNNNNNNNNNNNNNNNNNNNNNNNNNNNNNNNNNNNNNNNNNNNNNNNNNNNNNNNNNNNNNNNNNNNNNNNNNNNNNNNNNNNNNNNNNNNNNNNNNNNNNNNNNNNNNNNNNNNNNNNNNNNNNNNNNNNNNNNNNNNNNNNNNNNNNNNNNNNNNNNNNNNNNNNNNNNNNNNNNNNNNNNNNNNNNNNNNNNNNNNNNNNNNNNNNNNNNNNNNNNNNNNNNNNNNNNNNNNNNNNNNNNNNNNNNNNNNNNNNNNNNNNNNNNNNNNNNNNNNNNNNNNNNNNNNNNNNNNNNNNNNNNNNNNNNNNNNNNNNNNNNNNNNNNNNNNNNNNNNNNNNNNNNNNNNNNNNNNNNNNNNNNNNNNNNNNNNNNNNNNNNNNNNNNNNNNNNNNNNNNNNNNNNNNNNNNNNNNNNNNNNNNNNNNNNNNNNNNNNNNNNNNNNNNNNNNNNNNNNNNNNNNNNNNNNNNNNNNNNNNNNNNNNNNNNNNNNNNNNNNNNNNNNNNNNNNNNNNNNNNNNNNNNNNNNNNNNNNNNNNNNNNNNNNNNNNNNNNNNNNNNNNNNNNNNNNNNNNNNNNNNNNNNNNNNNNNNNNNNNNNNNNNNNNNNNNNNNNNNNNNNNNNNNNNNNNNNNNNNNNNNNNNNNNNNNNNNNNNNNNNNNNNNNNNNNNNNNNNNNNNNNNNNNNNNNNNNNNNNNNNNNNNNNNNNNNNNNNNNNNNNNNNNNNNNNNNNNNNNNNNNNNNNNNNNNNNNNNNNNNNNNNNNNNNNNNNNNNNNNNNNNNNNNNNNNNNNNNNNNNNNNNNNNNNNNNNNNNNNNNNNNNNNNNNNNNNNNNNNNNNNNNNNNNNNNNNNNNNNNNNNNNNNNNNNNNNNNNNNNNNNNNNNNNNNNNNNNNNNNNNNNNNNNNNNNNNNNNNNNNNNNNNNNNNNNNNNNNNNNNNNNNNNNNNNNNNNNNNNNNNNNNNNNNNNNNNNNNNNNNNNNNNNNNNNNNNNNNNNNNNNNNNNNNNNNNNNNNNNNNNNNNNNNNNNNNNNNNNNNNNNNNNNNNNNNNNNNNNNNNNNNNNNNNNNNNNNNNNNNNNNNNNNNNNNNNNNNNNNNNNNNNNNNNNNNNNNNNNNNNNNNNNNNNNNNNNNNNNNNNNNNNNNNNNNNNNNNNNNNNNNNNNNNNNNNNNNNNNNNNNNNNNNNNNNNNNNNNNNNNNNNNNNNNNNNNNNNNNNNNNNNNNNNNNNNNNNNNNNNNNNNNNNNNNNNNNNNNNNNNNNNNNNNNNNNNNNNNNNNNNNNNNNNNNNNNNNNNNNNNNNNNNNNNNNNNNNNNNNNNNNNNNNNNNNNNNNNNNNNNNNNNNNNNNNNNNNNNNNNNNNNNNNNNNNNNNNNNNNNNNNNNNNNNNNNNNNNNNNNNNNNNNNNNNNNNNNNNNNNNNNNNNNNNNNNNNNNNNNNNNNNNNNNNNNNNNNNNNNNNNNNNNNNNNNNNNNNNNNNNNNNNNNNNNNNNNNNNNNNNNNNNNNNNNNNNNNNNNNNNNNNNNNNNNNNNNNNNNNNNNNNNNNNNNNNNNNNNNNNNNNNNNNNNNNNNNNNNNNNNNNNNNNNNNNNNNNNNNNNNNNNNNNNNNNNNNNNNNNNNNNNNNNNNNNNNNNNNNNNNNNNNNNNNNNNNNNNNNNNNNNNNNNNNNNNNNNNNNNNNNNNNNNNNNNNNNNNNNNNNNNNNNNNNNNNNNNNNNNNNNNNNNNNNNNNNNNNNNNNNNNNNNNNNNNNNNNNNNNNNNNNNNNNNNNNNNNNNNNNNNNNNNNNNNNNNNNNNNNNNNNNNNNNNNNNNNNNNNNNNNNNNNNNNNNNNNNNNNNNNNNNNNNNNNNNNNNNNNNNNNNNNNNNNNNNNNNNNNNNNNNNNNNNNNNNNNNNNNNNNNNNNNNNNNNNNNNNNNNNNNNNNNNNNNNNNNNNNNNNNNNNNNNNNNNNNNNNNNNNNNNNNNNNNNNNNNNNNNNNNNNNNNNNNNNNNNNNNNNNNNNNNNNNNNNNNNNNNNNNNNNNNNNNNNNNNNNNNNNNNNNNNNNNNNNNNNNNNNNNNNNNNNNNNNNNNNNNNNNNNNNNNNNNNNNNNNNNNNNNNNNNNNNNNNNNNNNNNNNNNNNNNNNNNNNNNNNNNNNNNNNNNNNNNNNNNNNNNNNNNNNNNNNNNNNNNNNNNNNNNNNNNNNNNNNNNNNNNNNNNNNNNNNNNNNNNNNNNNNNNNNNNNNNNNNNNNNNNNNNNNNNNNNNNNNNNNNNNNNNNNNNNNNNNNNNNNNNNNNNNNNNNNNNNNNNNNNNNNNNNNNNNNNNNNNNNNNNNNNNNNNNNNNNNNNNNNNNNNNNNNNNNNNNNNNNNNNNNNNNNNNNNNNNNNNNNNNNNNNNNNNNNNNNNNNNNNNNNNNNNNNNNNNNNNNNNNNNNNNNNNNNNNNNNNNNNNNNNNNNNNNNNNNNNNNNNNNNNNNNNNNNNNNNNNNNNNNNNNNNNNNNNNNNNNNNNNNNNNNNNNNNNNNNNNNNNNNNNNNNNNNNNNNNNNNNNNNNNNNNNNNNNNNNNNNNNNNNNNNNNNNNNNNNNNNNNNNNNNNNNNNNNNNNNNNNNNNNNNNNNNNNNNNNNNNNNNNNNNNNNNNNNNNNNNNNNNNNNNNNNNNNNNNNNNNNNNNNNNNNNNNNNNNNNNNNNNNNNNNNNNNNNNNNNNNNNNNNNNNNNNNNNNNNNNNNNNNNNNNNNNNNNNNNNNNNNNNNNNNNNNNNNNNNNNNNNNNNNNNNNNNNNNNNNNNNNNNNNNNNNNNNNNNNNNNNNNNNNNNNNNNNNNNNNNNNNNNNNNNNNNNNNNNNNNNNNNNNNNNNNNNNNNNNNNNNNNNNNNNNNNNNNNNNNNNNNNNNNNNNNNNNNNNNNNNNNNNNNNNNNNNNNNNNNNNNNNNNNNNNNNNNNNNNNNNNNNNNNNNNNNNNNNNNNNNNNNNNNNNNNNNNNNNNNNNNNNNNNNNNNNNNNNNNNNNNNNNNNNNNNNNNNNNNNNNNNNNNNNNNNNNNNNNNNNNNNNNNNNNNNNNNNNNNNNNNNNNNNNNNNNNNNNNNNNNNNNNNNNNNNNNNNNNNNNNNNNNNNNNNNNNNNNNNNNNNNNNNNNNNNNNNNNNNNNNNNNNNNNNNNNNNNNNNNNNNNNNNNNNNNNNNNNNNNNNNNNNNNNNNNNNNNNNNNNNNNNNNNNNNNNNNNNNNNNNNNNNNNNNNNNNNNNNNNNNNNNNNNNNNNNNNNNNNNNNNNNNNNNNNNNNNNNNNNNNNNNNNNNNNNNNNNNNNNNNNNNNNNNNNNNNNNNNNNNNNNNNNNNNNNNNNNNNNNNNNNNNNNNNNNNNNNNNNNNNNNNNNNNNNNNNNNNNNNNNNNNNNNNNNNNNNNNNNNNNNNNNNNNNNNNNNNNNNNNNNNNNNNNNNNNNNNNNNNNNNNNNNNNNNNNNNNNNNNNNNNNNNNNNNNNNNNNNNNNNNNNNNNNNNNNNNNNNNNNNNNNNNNNNNNNNNNNNNNNNNNNNNNNNNNNNNNNNNNNNNNNNNNNNNNNNNNNNNNNNNNNNNNNNNNNNNNNNNNNNNNNNNNNNNNNNNNNNNNNNNNNNNNNNNNNNNNNNNNNNNNNNNNNNNNNNNNNNNNNNNNNNNNNNNNNNNNNNNNNNNNNNNNNNNNNNNNNNNNNNNNNNNNNNNNNNNNNNNNNNNNNNNNNNNNNNNNNNNNNNNNNNNNNNNNNNNNNNNNNNNNNNNNNNNNNNNNNNNNNNNNNNNNNNNNNNNNNNNNNNNNNNNNNNNNNNNNNNNNNNNNNNNNNNNNNNNNNNNNNNNNNNNNNNNNNNNNNNNNNNNNNNNNNNNNNNNNNNNNNNNNNNNNNNNNNNNNNNNNNNNNNNNNNNNNNNNNNNNNNNNNNNNNNNNNNNNNNNNNNNNNNNNNNNNNNNNNNNNNNNNNNNNNNNNNNNNNNNNNNNNNNNNNNNNNNNNNNNNNNNNNNNNNNNNNNNNNNNNNNNNNNNNNNNNNNNNNNNNNNNNNNNNNNNNNNNNNNNNNNNNNNNNNNNNNNNNNNNNNNNNNNNNNNNNNNNNNNNNNNNNNNNNNNNNNNNNNNNNNNNNNNNNNNNNNNNNNNNNNNNNNNNNNNNNNNNNNNNNNNNNNNNNNNNNNNNNNNNNNNNNNNNNNNNNNNNNNNNNNNNNNNNNNNNNNNNNNNNNNNNNNNNNNNNNNNNNNNNNNNNNNNNNNNNNNNNNNNNNNNNNNNNNNNNNNNNNNNNNNNNNNNNNNNNNNNNNNNNNNNNNNNNNNNNNNNNNNNNNNNNNNNNNNNNNNNNNNNNNNNNNNNNNNNNNNNNNNNNNNNNNNNNNNNNNNNNNNNNNNNNNNNNNNNNNNNNNNNNNNNNNNNNNNNNNNNNNNNNNNNNNNNNNNNNNNNNNNNNNNNNNNNNNNNNNNNNNNNNNNNNNNNNNNNNNNNNNNNNNNNNNNNNNNNNNNNNNNNNNNNNNNNNNNNNNNNNNNNNNNNNNNNNNNNNNNNNNNNNNNNNNNNNNNNNNNNNNNNNNNNNNNNNNNNNNNNNNNNNNNNNNNNNNNNNNNNNNNNNNNNNNNNNNNNNNNNNNNNNNNNNNNNNNNNNNNNNNNNNNNNNNNNNNNNNNNNNNNNNNNNNNNNNNNNNNNNNNNNNNNNNNNNNNNNNNNNNNNNNNNNNNNNNNNNNNNNNNNNNNNNNNNNNNNNNNNNNNNNNNNNNNNNNNNNNNNNNNNNNNNNNNNNNNNNNNNNNNNNNNNNNNNNNNNNNNNNNNNNNNNNNNNNNNNNNNNNNNNNNNNNNNNNNNNNNNNNNNNNNNNNNNNNNNNNNNNNNNNNNNNNNNNNNNNNNNNNNNNNNNNNNNNNNNNNNNNNNNNNNNNNNNNNNNNNNNNNNNNNNNNNNNNNNNNNNNNNNNNNNNNNNNNNNNNNNNNNNNNNNNNNNNNNNNNNNNNNNNNNNNNNNNNNNNNNNNNNNNNNNNNNNNNNNNNNNNNNNNNNNNNNNNNNNNNNNNNNNNNNNNNNNNNNNNNNNNNNNNNNNNNNNNNNNNNNNNNNNNNNNNNNNNNNNNNNNNNNNNNNNNNNNNNNNNNNNNNNNNNNNNNNNNNNNNNNNNNNNNNNNNNNNNNNNNNNNNNNNNNNNNNNNNNNNNNNNNNNNNNNNNNNNNNNNNNNNNNNNNNNNNNNNNNNNNNNNNNNNNNNNNNNNNNNNNNNNNNNNNNNNNNNNNNNNNNNNNNNNNNNNNNNNNNNNNNNNNNNNNNNNNNNNNNNNNNNNNNNNNNNNNNNNNNNNNNNNNNNNNNNNNNNNNNNNNNNNNNNNNNNNNNNNNNNNNNNNNNNNNNNNNNNNNNNNNNNNNNNNNNNNNNNNNNNNNNNNNNNNNNNNNNNNNNNNNNNNNNNNNNNNNNNNNNNNNNNNNNNNNNNNNNNNNNNNNNNNNNNNNNNNNNNNNNNNNNNNNNNNNNNNNNNNNNNNNNNNNNNNNNNNNNNNNNNNNNNNNNNNNNNNNNNNNNNNNNNNNNNNNNNNNNNNNNNNNNNNNNNNNNNNNNNNNNNNNNNNNNNNNNNNNNNNNNNNNNNNNNN
This portion of the Coffea eugenioides isolate CCC68of chromosome 11, Ceug_1.0, whole genome shotgun sequence genome encodes:
- the LOC113751946 gene encoding cysteine-rich repeat secretory protein 58-like, with translation MVHFILPSQVSSMPDCKNVPLSTFDLPDSDQDDLQNSTGSTYTENLNFLLSTLSSNASLTSRNGFYNFTASHDHSNMVYGLFLCQGDVNPDVCGQCVANARGEILETFLNRKTAFISHDECLLRYSNESMFSGADWGISFFAWNSHNATNPNKFNQVLRDMMKEIASRAANDGLVCVGKGVPVQAHNIRLSPGQISLSPSTS